TATGCGTTTTAGCAATCTTCTTTATAATGTCTTACCACAATTTTCTCAGTGGCAAAATCCTTTGCTCTCTTTCTTAGAGCCTACTGAAACTAAAATTTCATTTCATTGCCCAGGCTGAATCAGGTGAAGTAAATAAAACAGGTAACTGAAGAATTATGATGAAGGCATGCACATTGAACTCCAACTAGCTCAAGCcaagttagcttgctgttgaGTTAGAATTTTCTAAGCACCAGTGTCTACATTCACAAGACTTGAACTTGAGACTATTTAAACAAATAACTGCTTAAGCAAGATAATCAACTGAATGTTGGAAAGTGTTAGGGACTCGGGTATTATGGGTGCTCAAAGTCTCACATCGAGTAGTATGGGATGCTTGATGTTGTATATAAGGAGAGTGGTTCCTCCCCCTTAACAGCTAGCTTTTAAGGTGTAGTTTCCCACTTTCCTTAGATACTTAACAGAAAGCAAATGGAAATCTAATGAGACTTTATTAACAGTGTCCAGCTAATAGGCTCCAAAACTGCATCTATTTGGGTACTACTATATTATTCACTTGCATACCCAAATAATCACCTTTCACAGACAACTATTCAAAAGAGTTAGTTTTTCCCTAGCCGCAGGGTTATAACCTCTACAAACTAGATTGAGAAGCCTAGTAGATCAGACATCTAGTACTACTAGAAAGTTCCATTACTTTTACTACACATTCCAAATTCAGCAAACAAGTTTCAACCCGAAAGGCAAATTCATAGATTAGCAGTGATAGTAGGAAACTCTCAAATCTATAATTTGATAGATAAGCTGACTCCACCTAGTGCGATAAAgccttgttgttgttgtataaTTTGATAGATACAAGAAAGATAAAATGTTAATTGATCAAAGTATTCTAACTATAAGTGCATATTTGACCCTTTTTTTCTCTGTTCAATTGTTGACAAAATAACTTAGGTCTACATGTTAAATTCCTTGTTGTTTCTCTTCCTTTATTTTCCCATCCCTAAGCTTGTTATGAGACAAAACCATCATATGTTATTACTAAAACACTATCTACaagtagaaattcaaatttgatttgtTCCTATTGAACACTATGATAATGGGTAAACTTCATTAGAGACAATCCTGCAGCAACGGAACTTAACATATTTAGATCTCATTGGTCAATCCTGTCTAAGACTCCTCATTAATCTTGTGAGAGTTTATAGACCACCAATCCCCATGGAATTTGTCGAATAAACGTGCACTTAAGTGTGATCTAATTCAAAGTTTCAAACTTGGTTAAAACTTCAAAAGGACTTAAAAACAATACATTTACATGATAGAAACACTCAGACtgaagaaaataacataaaatagtATCGTACCTGAGCATCATACATAATGAGACCAGCATACACAACTGTGAAACCAAAAATGGGATCAGAGAATCCTCTGCATTTGGAAATAACACAAGATGAATTATTCCAATATAACAAACCTTGTACTTAAAGAGGTTACATAGAGAATTTAAAATTGACTTGAACCAaattgctatatatatatataattacctCTCAAGGCCAAGGAATGTTGCACAAGCCATTGTTGCCTATCCACAGGAAAATGCAAACAACATTTTGAGAAACAGAATCTCAAAGGTGGAAACAGGTTTAACTGATTTTACGGGATTTTACAAAGTCCATACAGAAGAGTGCGATGATGGGAATCCTCCAGCCTGAATAATAGCCTTGATATCAAAGTCCTTGCCATACAGCAACACAGAACTAAATGGCTTAGAAAGCTGCCCAATCATCACTGAAGCACCAGCTGCAATCAGAACCTtagccccccccccccccccaaaaaaaagaaaaaccaatTTAGCAACAAAGAAGTGGGGTTGCTTAAAAACTACCCCCTCCTCACTTTAGAAAAAGATTATATATAGTTCAATATATTTCTAGTTCTCGTGTCTCTTATGTCAAATTTGTTGACTATTTTCTCTTTTACCCTTCGCATAATGGTCAGAATAATAAACAATACACATTTATGCTATAAACTAGTCAGGGTTATTAAATAAGGACATTCTAATAAACAATTCCGTAAACCTTTCTTGAttttggattctttaaccgatGTATAAATGACTAACGTGACAAATATCATGAATCTCATAGAGTATCAAGAGAAAATCATGATTAGCATTTATGAGGCAAAAATATAAAGAATAAATCAGGAAAATGGAGGAACCTTGTTTTGAGCAATCTCAGCAATGTCCTGGAAGAATGGAGAAGTGCCAATTGAAGAGATTCTGAACGTGAAGAGGGTATTGGACTTTGGGAagtgttggtggtggtgctggtggtggtggtgctggTGGTGTTGCAAAAGTGGGTTTCTGTGTTTGGTGACTGGTGGATTAATGGGAGAGAAAATGGAGTAGTGCTGCAACGTCATCATTATATCTATCTGTTTTTGTTCTTCTGGACTGCACTCTCACTGCGCAATCAAtcaattataaataatttgagtttagtttatgttttaacataaaaaataaataataaaaatttaacacggaaaaaaaaaaactgaagaAGCACTGCAGCAGCAAGGAGTGAGCAAGGAACCGAGGAGAGCTTACGAGAGAGATGGTGAGGGGCGGCGAGGTGAGCAGAGATCGGAGAGCAGCAAGCAGTGGGGGATGGCGAGGTGAGCAGAGACCGGAGACCAGAGAGGCGAGTCCGCGAGGTGAGCGACGGCTAGGAGAGAATGGAGAGGGAGGTGAGCAGCGTGAGTAAGCGAGCTTGGTGAGCGACGACGGCTGTGATTTTCAAAGACTAGAACTAGACCACAAAAAATGCGGCTGAATTAATTTTTAGCCAATAAAAATGTTCCAAAATTTCattatagataaaaatattctaCCTTTACGAAAAATAGTGATACAATAAATAGAACTTCTTTTTGTGTATGTGACAAGTGAGTCacttcatattttttattaattttttatttttttttacagttgagtattttttgtatgttttttttttaaatatttaaaatatttttattgataataaaatttaaaaataattttataaataagataaaaacattactatttttattaataataaaaatatctttaaaataatttaaaatgcgATAAAAATATTCAACAATAAATAcgtttttaaaaatatcttaaaaattaaattttgatatgaatttttataaacataattaaaaaatgagatattttattattaaaaaatttgatgatTTTACGTCAAGTATATCTTTTTTAggatttatttttgttaatactaatagccaagaaaaaataaaaataaatttaaagatcgaatttttatttgatttttttatatattttttaaataattatctgAATATGCTAATAAAATTTTGACTCAAATTTATAAGTAGTtgtcaaatataaaattatttgtcttttataaaaaataatatttttttttactatttttatcagattttataatattttaaaaatatttttattgttatcaAAGATGTTAGCCTCTTAAAAAATTGGAGATAATTTTAACAATTTaccttttaaaattataaaacctACATCATTATACATCTATTTGACGACAAACCCTTTAA
The Arachis stenosperma cultivar V10309 chromosome 7, arast.V10309.gnm1.PFL2, whole genome shotgun sequence genome window above contains:
- the LOC130940692 gene encoding uncharacterized protein LOC130940692 — protein: MMTLQHYSIFSPINPPVTKHRNPLLQHHQHHHHQHHHQHFPKSNTLFTFRISSIGTSPFFQDIAEIAQNKVLIAAGASVMIGQLSKPFSSVLLYGKDFDIKAIIQAGGFPSSHSSATMACATFLGLERGFSDPIFGFTVVYAGLIMYDAQGVRREVGIHARTLNKLLRYIHINNSIRSKDNNDGLINFKPGFEKPILSQDTTSFDSKQRNNNNNNNNNNNNNLTLLVKQGSKTWQTEGEKLSSTETEEIRKLLVSDGLFPLKESVGHTEVEVIAGALLGIIVGLAVYNFM